The segment TTTCTGTCTGTATTGTTGCTGAAGCAACATATTGCTTGAGGAcattgtctggaaagtcttttcCAACAACTGCTTATCAGTTACAATCTCGCCACATAGCCTCATCTTTGAGACTATTTTAAACAAGGCTGAGTTGTAATCATTCACAGACTTAAAGTCTTGAATCCTGAGATGAGTCCACTCATAGGTGGCACCCGGAAGAATCAAAGTCTTCTGGTGGTCATACCTCATCTTAAGCTCTTTCCATAACTCGTATGGATCACTTACTGTGAGGTATTGAGCTTTTAAGCTCTCTTCAATGTGATGACGGATGATCATGAGGGTTTGAGAGTTCTCTTTCTTAGTAGCTTTGTTCTGGGGAACGATGCACTGCTCTAGGCCTTTGGCTCCAAGAGAGATCTCAACGTCTAATGCCCATTGGAGATAATTGTCACCCCTCACACTTAGAGGTGCAAAGTCCAAGTTTGTGATTTTGGCcatctgaaaataaaaatcagattgTTTAGgtcttttagaaaattttattttcttataattcatCCATCAACTtgcttttaaaaataagatGGATAAGAGCATGGTCTTGGTCGTACCTAGGGTACACTTCATTGACTCATGCAGCCTGTGGGCTAGCTGTACCGGAAGGTATCTCATCGACCAATACGGCCTGTGGTCTAGTCGTACCGGAAGTTACACATCATCGACCATGGTCTATCATTGACCTTATTGTCTAGCCATACTAAGTAGTATGGATCATTGATTAAAAATTCAAGATCTAACCACACAATGGTGTGGATCATTGATCAAAAAAATGTGGAAACATAAgactaattttgttttagacATATAGCGTATCATCCTTTAataaggggtatcacttgttgtcttATACAAAATGAAAGTCATGTTATTACATGCTTGAAATTTTCTTATGATTTAAATTTCCTTTTAATCTGATATTAACTTTAAGGATTAGATTTTAAAGATTCAAATCAGATTTTAAGTTTTGGTTAAACATATACTTATGTTTTGATttagacatatagcgtgtcatccttaaaaaGGGGTATCGCTTGTTGTctaatacaaaactaaagttatgagggattttagggttttgagatccgaaattttagggtttaggtttagaacTTCGGATCTGATCAAATATGATCTAATAgagtttataagattttataaaatcgatttataagtttttaaacaagaactagatcaacttttaaaatcggattcaaaaataagaaagatgAAACCGAAAACAAAACTTGAGCTGTAagtaaaaattagggttttgagatcTAACATTTTACTTTGCCGAttcttctccttggttcctttcttagaaaccttaatcaatcaaacaaagaaaggaTTCAAAGTATGATTAGTTTAAGATCTAAGAAACAACTGAATGTAAAAGATCTTAGAAATAGAAGTGGTTGGCGGCGGCTAGGGTTTATGATGGTCTCCGAGTTGGTTGATCTTGAGCaagatcgtgctgataacgtgttctaatcctagtgttcttgcttaagaactaatcgaaccagagagagagagagagagagatcggatGCTTTGTTTGTGAAAGAATGAGATGTGTTGTcttattccatgagtaatgagttccttatataggattatATAGTTTGAAGACCAAGTCTAaaaacttggagtagggaacaagaaACTtagagtagggaacaagtaaatctagaacattccatactagacatcacacaatattcataacagtttttcttttcttttctttaaattCGGTTGAATATTAAACCCAATCATTATAGGAAGGGAACTTGAAGAACAATTTCTCCACACTAGTAAAGAATTTTCTAAACGCGGTTGAAAACCATTTTAAACGTTTGGAAAGAAAAACCAACACGTCGATGGAAACTTGTATATCATCACTAACACTAAAAGGCCTAGGGGACCCACGTTACATATTCTCACCCCATCCTTCCTCCGAGTCGACGCGCCACCGTCTAAGCTGCATCGTCACTGCACGCGCCAGCTTGCTTTCGACAGCTCGAATCATTCCAGCTGCAACCCCGCTCACATCCGCCACCTTCTTTAGACTCGGCCACGACGTCACCGTATCACGCGAGTTCCTAACGCCGAACCAAAACGCCGCCGCTAAAATCACCTTGGTCGGCTTCTCAACGGCCAGAGCGAGAGACGCCAACGAAACGACCCCGTTTCTCGAATCTCCCTTTATTCCCAACTCATCGCACCATTTCACCAAAACGCCATCCGCAGCAACGGCCTCCACTCTCTTTTCCTTCCCTCGCGATGATGTCTTCGTCGACGACGACGGCTCGGAGCTTGAGACACGATCCAGCGACGAGCAGCAAGAAGATGATCCCGAAGACGATCCGCCCCCGCAGCGGCAGGTTATCCTCGGAGGCCAAGGAGAAAGAGGACCGGAGACGAGATCTCCGGTGAGGGATTTGCAGTCAGGGCAGATGATGCGGCGAACATGGCGGGAGAATAAGATGTTAGAGGCGTGGAACTTCGCGTCGCAGGAGCGGCAGAGGAAAGCGGAGTCTGCCGCGCAGTGGAGTTCGGCTCCTGCACCACACAGCTCACACGATTTCACCATCTTCTCGTCTGTAATGTTGATGGAAGAGGATGATAGATGTTTAGTTGGACTATGGTTCATGGTTTTGATGTATTATATAGTAGTGGGTGGCTATTATTTTCCCTCTTTCAcaattcttacaaaaaaataatgatatatgtatatatttttttttcgatGGAGATTGTGGCTTGGAGAATTGACGTGTGGAGAGGTTTTGAGGCTGGTGATATCTGTGGTTATTGCTTTTAAACCGTTGCACTCGCCTCCGTGTCATTTTCTTCCTCTCCTTCTGGCGTGACGTGGAGACTTAGTCAACACAACTAAAGTCTAGTTTTTTGACATGTCTTTGGTGTCATTGcactttgttttgtttccatTCATATTTTCTGCGTTGTTTCAACActtaactagttttttttttgtttctttcagttATCTGAAGTTTCCTAATACATAGTTTGACTAAAAGACaggaaaataataaagatatttaagctgaaaaatatcttttaattgtttcctctgataaaaaaaacatgaaaaaataaatactctttaattttCATATTCTAATGGTGTAAAACACAAGGCAAACCTGTTTTATTTGGCCCCCCAAGTTTGTATAACAAAGTGTCTATCttgaaatctttttaaaaatggttCCTTCACTAAAGCAACAAACCAAATTGCCATTGGTCAGTTCAGAAATTTCCACTGAACCACACACACCTATTAATCACAATGCAAGGATTCACACTGTGATCTCTCAAGTGAGCGAGCGGGCGTGCTTACTTGTTTGTCATCCGACCAATCCGCCTCTGACGTAATCTAATTGTTGGCTTGCGTTGCTGCACGGCGGTGGATTGTCCGAGATTGACCTGATCATTCCAGGGCACAATCTTAAGTGGATGAGCTTCTGTGTTGAATACCCACTCGTCCAAGGGAATAACCGTTGTGGGGGAGAAGAGGAGATAGAGATACTTGAGCGTCTCAGCAAGGAAGAAACTTTGCATCTTGTTGTCCTTCACTCCTGTATTAACCTGGAAAGAAAATGGAAGAGAATCTACCATCAGATTATAATGCATCAGATTAAACTTAATATTAATGTCTCATTAGGGAGAGCTAGCTTACATCCTTCAAACCGACATATCCAGACTCTATGCGAGAGTTCTTCTCAAACGCTTCAAATATATTCCATCCCCAATCTTGATATGTCTTGTTGCCAGTCAACCTCCAGAGGTAAAACAGTGATTCCACAGTTTCTGGTCTCAGGATGTTCCACGACGTTCCAACACTCATGTcctgaatcatcatcatcatcatgtttGTGTGTGATTGTATACTAAACAACAAATGTAAAGCATAAACCAAAGAAGCAAAGGACATACACTTCCAGAGTTGAAGAAATAATTCTCCCCAGCCAGTTTTGTTGGTGTTAATTCGTAAAAGTTATAACATGTCCATGCAAGCTGGCAGATTAGTCGGAAAAATAGAGATGAAGGCTTGAGTTCAAACATCATAAAACTGTTTATGACCAGAGGTCACTAACGGCGCCATAGGTTTTACCTCTTCAGCAAGTGAGAGAAACTTCTTTGCTTCAGCAGGATCATCATATCCAAATGCTCCTAAAGCCAACATTCCAGGAGCAAAGCAAGCCAATTCATCCATCTGAATATAGATGAGAAAGAAACATGAGAAACTAGCAACCTATCACAATGGCAAACAATAAACAGACACGAGCATACCTTGTCGGACAAAGAGTTTCCATTCTTCTCGCAAATATATGTAAACGACGAAGGTGTTGATTTCTTAACCAAGCTTACCAGACCATTCATTGATTTCTCCCACATATCTCTGGTACCAACATCTCAACACATATCAGCACTAAATAAGGAAACTACAATACCAGTAAAGAAATGAGGAACATAAGAGATATCATGTGAGGACGTCagcaaagagaaaagagaaaaaaacttaCCTATAGTGTTTCACTGATAGAGTTTTGCTCCCAAACACCCAAACTTTAAGCAAATATTCGTAAAAGCTGTATGCACAAAATATTAGCAAGTCACATATCAAACCAAAGCAAAACCAGAAGTTGGGGAAGTTGGGGGAAAAAGACCTGTCTCCCATAGCACCAAATGTTATGGTAGAGTGCGATGGATTAGCTGTCTCGGGACTTATATAAATTGGAACCAAACCATCATCAGGGAAGTTCTTATTTAGTACTGAAATAACCTTTTCTACCTGAGACGCAGAGTTACAAACAAGTCAGCCACCCATTGAGTTGctaattatttataacaaaataatgcACCTAATCAGTAATATCAAAATATCtataaacatcaaaatatcATTCTAATAGGCACATGTATATGATGAGGCAAGTAACAGAGAAACGCACCTTTTGTTGATATTTTGGGTCCCCGGTCCTCTGGGAAAGGGCAATAAATTCGAGCTGTTCAGTACCAGAATCTGCAAGAATACTGTCTCCCTAGTACAAGAAAGAAGTAAACAAATCAACTAAACCTTTATTATAGGCCACATTAGTTTGCTGCATGTAGGACTTACCCCTGCCCATGTAGGATTGTGAGCATTTCCATGTCTCAGGTTGATAAAGTTATATGGTATACCCGATGGAGTGTCCCATGCTGGCAATAATCTGTCTGCTATATCCTTTGCCTTATCAAGGAAAATTTTATCCCCAGAAAGATCATACGAACTTAGTAGCCCTCCCACCACTCTGAGAGccaaagaaagagaaaagataTAAGGCGCAGATGCAACCACATGTTCTTTTAAGTGCAACCCAACACATAACCTAAAACAAGATGACACTTATTACTACTACAGGTAAGAAAAACAACAAGGTAAACCTGTTCAATGCAACCTTATAGTTGTCTCGAACATACTGGCGTCATAATCCTTATCGAAATCTAATGAGGTTGCAACCCACCTGCAAATGAAAcacaataataaacaaaatgtaGGCTGGAAAAGATGAAGAGAGAAAGTTTTGGGAGTTGGAAAGAGCAGAAACATGATTCATTAATTACatccagaaaaaaaatatataacaattttacaAATCATGGCTAGAAAGAGATCTTCCTAGAAAATGATGGAGGGGATGGAAAAGATGTACTCACTCTCTGGCTTTCTGAAACTGCTCGTCAAGACCCATTATGTAGAGTGTATCTAATGCATCTATCATAGTTGCTCCCAGGCCACCAAAGCTGTCAACGCCATCTTTTGTCTGGGGCTGATagtgcaaaaacaaaaaaaacaaaaaaaaacaaaagaaacaagatCAGTGACATATA is part of the Raphanus sativus cultivar WK10039 chromosome 5, ASM80110v3, whole genome shotgun sequence genome and harbors:
- the LOC108862521 gene encoding mannosyl-oligosaccharide 1,2-alpha-mannosidase MNS2, producing the protein MARSKAVVSSSHHHHHHGIWKYFNPAYYLRRPRRLALLFFLFLSVSMVLWDRHSLSRDYQLEVSKLNEEVLRLQLLLEDVKSVVSEDVSVNSTLKDVQEDPVDAQRMQRVKEAMLHAWSSYEKYAWGQDELQPQTKDGVDSFGGLGATMIDALDTLYIMGLDEQFQKAREWVATSLDFDKDYDASMFETTIRVVGGLLSSYDLSGDKIFLDKAKDIADRLLPAWDTPSGIPYNFINLRHGNAHNPTWAGGDSILADSGTEQLEFIALSQRTGDPKYQQKVEKVISVLNKNFPDDGLVPIYISPETANPSHSTITFGAMGDSFYEYLLKVWVFGSKTLSVKHYRDMWEKSMNGLVSLVKKSTPSSFTYICEKNGNSLSDKMDELACFAPGMLALGAFGYDDPAEAKKFLSLAEELAWTCYNFYELTPTKLAGENYFFNSGSDMSVGTSWNILRPETVESLFYLWRLTGNKTYQDWGWNIFEAFEKNSRIESGYVGLKDVNTGVKDNKMQSFFLAETLKYLYLLFSPTTVIPLDEWVFNTEAHPLKIVPWNDQVNLGQSTAVQQRKPTIRLRQRRIGRMTNK
- the LOC108862524 gene encoding B-box zinc finger protein 32; amino-acid sequence: MNHSPTKHLSSSSINITDEKMVKSCELCGAGAELHCAADSAFLCRSCDAKFHASNILFSRHVRRIICPDCKSLTGDLVSGPLSPWPPRITCRCGGGSSSGSSSCCSSLDRVSSSEPSSSTKTSSRGKEKRVEAVAADGVLVKWCDELGIKGDSRNGVVSLASLALAVEKPTKVILAAAFWFGVRNSRDTVTSWPSLKKVADVSGVAAGMIRAVESKLARAVTMQLRRWRVDSEEGWGENM